The stretch of DNA AGGGCCTGATAGTGCAGCTTCAAACTATTAGGATTACTAAACACCGAACTGGTAAATTTGAATTCACTTCAGTTTTTATGGTTTGCAATCATGATGTATGCAGTAGTTTCCATGTTTATTACatttaaacattttaatgcatGAAGGCATTTTAATGGTAATAACATTGCTTCACTGTATAATAACTACATTTGCAAAATGCAATCCAATTCAATGCAGTTTGTTTACCCGTCCAATGCAGGCCGTCTTGAGTGGACTCTGTGAGGACCTGGGTATTCCTTTCCAGCCACAAATGCTCAAGTATGCGGGTTGTGCATAAGAATTAAATAGGTTTCATTGTCCTAGTTTTTCGCTTAGAGCACACATAGTAAGAAGGTGGTGTGCTTTCTTAAACCATTTGGATTGCTTCTAACTTGTAGATGGAAAGCTGGCCCAAGGGACTTTGATGGTATTTGGGCCCCCTGGTGGTATGAAAGTGTACATACATCTACGGGCTTCTCGAAATCCCGTCGTTACCCTATGGTAAGCATGCATCAAACGTCTCTCTCTTGATTTCCAGTAATTTATTAGTACTTCTATGCTAGCTAACTTTGCATATTTAGTCAGTCATACTTGTATCAGAAAGGACATACTAAAAAACATGGACACAAAGGCTGCGTTTGACATTGCGATGGATTCTCATAATCACGTTTATCCCACCCGCTTTTCCTATTTGAGAGTTTGTTTGACCTGCTTTCGCCTATTTCCATGTCAAGTTTTCCACAGAAGATTATAAATAAGCACAACACAGAACAGTTCAGCAACCAAAAACTAAGCCTAATAATTATTACCTCTGGCCATAAAGACTTATTGTAGTTCCTTCAGGTGTACAGAGTAGCCGGTGTATTTATGAGAAGGTTAGGTATTGCATTTAACCCTTTTAATGAATCCCATTCCTTTTAAAAGAAGTTGTCTCTAAGAGCAAGTCCGACAGTCCCCCTATCACGTCTCCTAGACCCAACAAAGGGAAGAAGGTGAGAAAAACGGTACTTCAGCAGTTCTCCTATCACCTTCCTCAtttcaggggcgcccctatatcttGCTCAGGATCGCGTTTGCTGGCTTTCTCGGTGTCCCCTATATTTTTTCTCATCTTTATGATAGATGGGACCAAcatatataatactccctccattccatattaTTTGACGTCCTGGCCTCAAACTCTTTTTTTTTAATTAATTGACGTCCTAGCGCACTACACTTAGCATTTTCCGCAAGTTTCCAAATTTGCCCCTCACTCTCTCTGGTCACCCCACTTCTCACACATTTCCCCTCCTCTGTTTCCAATTTTGGGGTGCTGGATTCGTTTTTAGGATTAGTAAGGGACAGCAAAGGGATTTTACCACTTTCCTAAATCTGTTCGATGTTTTCCAAAACGTCAATTAATACGGAACGAAGGACGTATATTTATCTAATTAGAGAGTAACATAGGGGATGATATTAGTTGGTTCTCCTGAAACTTGGGCAAAATTTACTGGAGGAATCTTTTTAGAGGAGCGCCTATATGGAGATATAGGGGTGTATTTTAGAAGAGCTGTTGGACTTGCTCTAGTTATCAAGATACAATTGACTTCATCTTGCTTCGATGTGCTTGGCAATTAAAACATGTCTTATTGTTAACATTGACCTTATTTGATTGCAGACTTTTCCATTTGCATTGTATGACCTACTTGAGCAAAGCTTGCCCTTCTACAATATGCTGAAGCGCCAGGTACGGAGAACAACAGGATCCCTGCTGCCACCACCGCCTGATCCTCCTCTTCCTGtaccagaaaataaaaaaattcttgtttgGGTTGGAGATGAACTTTTGCCACGTGATAGTGCAAGGGTATGCACTCATAACTTTTGCTATTTAATCAGCATTGCAACATTAAACTGGTCACACTTGATCAGTTCTCCCAATTCTTTTTTCTAATCATCTGTGATGTAAAGGTTTCAGTGTTTGATTCAGTTGTACAAGGAGGGGATGCTGTGTGGGAAGGATTGCGTATATATGATGGGAAAGTATTCAAACTTGAAGAACACTTGGATAGGTACAGTACTTCTATATTTTATTTGGCTTGCCATATCTTTTCTGCTTATGATCTACTATGCAGTAACCCTCTTTATTATTCTCTTCTAGATTGTTTGATTCTACAAAAGCTATGGCCTTCAGCAATGTGCCCAGTCGTGATTGGGTAACTACTTCTACTTACATGCTTCCCACTTGTTATTTATAGTATTGCAAGAAAGAACCATGTAGCTGCTTGTTTGGTAGGCATCTTTTTGTTTAGGTTTAAAATACTAATGTGTTTCCCAATTTTCATTTAAGAGGATTGCTGAAGGCTCACTTTGAAGTTTGAACTACTGAACTGAGTGTTTGGTATGCACGTGTTTTAATGCAGATTAAGGATGCAATATTTAAGACTCTTAACGCAAATGGGATGTTCAATAATGCACATATAAGGCTCACTCTCACCCGTGGGAAGAAGGTATTACTATAGATATAGATTCATTACTCATCAGTATTGTCACTTCCACTTTTCTACAGTGTGAGTTTGCAATCTTCTTCCCATGACCTacttacccattttgtgcactgcctGCCTTAACTGTAGGTGACATCTGGAATGAGTCCAACTTTCAATCTATATGGGTGTGTCTTGATTGGTATTCACATTTTGATCCCACTTTTTTTTacttgattgtgttttttgtgcttaAATCTGTACATCATGTTTGTTATTTTCTGGTTTCTgactaaattatactccctccgttcctgaatataaacctttttagagattccagtatggactacattcatagcaaaatgagtgaatccacattctaaaatatgtctatatacatccgcacgTAGTCTGCATTAGAATCtccaaaaggtcttatatttagaagCGGATGGAGTATTATCCTATTCTGTAATCATCTCTTGTGACTAGCAATCAGTGTTGGCGTGTAAGACCATACGAGTCGATTCACTGAGTTTCATCCAAAATATAATGACTCGTAAATGGTGACTGCCTGGTTGTGGTTTACTGTCGGCATGTTTGCTGTACTTTATTGTTTGAAATGATGTGGGCCGTTATGACTATTTGGTCCAGTCAATTGTCATTGGAAGACTAGGTTGACTTAATAATGGTAAGACCTTATATTTGGTctttttcagtacttgcagagtggAAACCACCAGTTTATGATAACTcacatgggataaagttggtaactGCCACCACACGTCGTAATTCTCCAAATGTAAGACTCAGTACCTACTTCTTTACAATTTGGCTTTTGGTTTCTCATCTGTTCTATTTTTGTATGAAGCTTCTTTTATTATCTCTTTATTGAACAAATGTTGACCTTGGTTGTTTCCATGACTTGTTTCAGAGCGTAGATTCGAAGATACATCACAACAATCTTATTAACAACATTCTGGCAAAGGTCATTTATCTTAAGATTTGAAGCTCTAATCTAGCAAGCTCCTTGAATCTTATCTAAAATGAAGGCATTGGAAATTGCAATGGGCCTCAAACACTATTGCTTCTATGCAGATAGAAGGTAATCTTGCACAGGCTGAGGATGCTATCATGCTAGATCAAGATGGTTTTGTATCAGAAACAAATGCAACAAACATAGTACGTGCAATTAGGATCAGTTCAAATAGCTCAATATTCGCCATATGGTTTTCTTAAAGTGCTTGTGCATTAACTGCAGTTTATGGTTAAGAAGGGCATTGTATTGACACCTCATGCGGACTACTGCCTTCCAGGAATTACCCGTGCAACTGTAAGCCTATTCATCTTCCACCTGGAAATAATTGGAGCCAATCTACAGAAGTGGTTCCCACCAATTTGAAATGGCATGTTTTGTTCTGTGCCAATACTGTTTAGCAGTACCCAACTCATATCATGAACCAGTACTTCATACAACTAGATATTCACTGGAAGATTCACATACAAGCAACAAATacatagttcgatccttttgattctTATCGGTCTAGTAAATGGCGTTCTGGTGCAATATGTCGAATTACTATATAAAGAACACATTTAAGCAAAAGCAAATCTTGAATTCTTGATTAAAAATACCTATATTTACCCAGCCCAGTGGATACGATCTGCTCATGGTAAGAGAACATATGGGTTTGATATACTCTTATGAATTATGGCAATCAGATAAACAGTCTTTTCTCACTTTGGTAAACAGAACCCAGTACAATTTGGAGAGGGACCAGTTTCCTCTTTATGGAGACAATGAGATTCTTGAATTATGGACATGCTCTAAACTATCTTTGAAACAAAAAGTAGAATATTCGAAATACTGAAGCggaaagtcatcacaatttttgtagCCTTAGCATCTTCCTCTATATGTTCTGCAGCTTCTGCCCAGTTGCCTTATTTGATAGTGGTTTCTGTTCTTTTTTTTTCCGTTTGACATGAATATGCATAAATATTCTTTGCTTGTCTATCGCTAGAAGATGGTTGTCTATTGCTATATTTTGTAGAAGATATGATGAATATGCTTTGCTAAATCATGACATGTATAAAATATGATAAGTTTGCCTACATGCATGGAAGAGGAAATTTATTAGTCGATAGTGCCCATTGCTAGGGTGAACAACTGAACTTACATGGTTCCACAGAAAACTCAATCTTCCTGTTTATTGAAGTTACTAATTAATATTCTGCATATTGAATGAAAATATCAGGTCAAGGATCTTGTTGTGAAAGAAAACCTGGTATTACATGAACGGCGAATTAGTCTATCTGAATTTCATGCTGCAGATGAGGTTAGATATTTTATGTCATGGACATTTTCATCTTGTCCTTCTACTGAGGTTTTTTGCTTCGCAACTGTATAATATCCTTTATACTGAAATGTGCACTTATCTACTAAACTAAACAAGATAAATAGCAGAAGTATGTTTTAAACTACTAAGCATTTTTCTTTTGAGAAAACGCAAAGGTTTGCGTCTCTATGCATTGATAGAAAAAgaatgttagggcatctccaatgcggaCAGCGGGTTTGGTGGAGGCCATCCAAGAGGAGTCACCTAATATAAAGCGGATACAGATTTTTCATTGATTTCAGGGTTACAgtttacatagcaaaagatcccTAGAACAACTAAAAAAAACAACTATTCTAATCTACCCCCTGTAAGAGGTGAGGTTGAGGAACCCCGTGCCGGATGGTCTGGTCTCGTCGTCGTTGGCGGCCAGCGCGGACGAGGCAGAGCTGACGACGATGTCAAAGAGGCCATCCAAATTTGTGTGGCCTTGTTGACGACGATGCCAAAGAGGCGGAGCACGGACAGCGGGCAGGGCGGAGGCCATCTATGGAGGCATCGTCATCATGCTGCTCCGGCATGAACGAGGCAGGCATCGTTGCCGTTTTGTTCTGGTGCGTTCTTGTCCTCCGTCTCCAGCTCCTCGAAGAGGCAGTCGTGCTCCGCCTTGTTGACGCGAAAAGAATTTAGCGAAGGCCGCCATGAAGTCAGCCTTCACCGTCCCCCAACATGATTGGAGGGACTCCGCAGTGAAACCATTGGGCCCTGGTGCCTTCTCCCAAGAGAGCTGCGCACAACCTCCCAAGTCTCTTCCTCGGTAAGTGGCGCCTCAAGGTCAGCAAAGTCCTCCACCCGAGAACCAAAGAAATCAAGATCCCGGGACAACTCACGCTCCTCTGAGAGGGAGAGGAAGCGATCAAACGCAGCTTGAGCCATGGCTGCATGGTCAAAAACCACCGCACCATCAACCTGTAGATTGTGGATCACGTTCTTCCGCTTCTGATATGAGGCATGCAGGTGGAAGAACACCGTGTTGGCGTCACCCTCCCTAACCCAGGCGATCTTGGCCCACTGGCAAGCCATGGTGTGCTCGAGGGAAGCCAAGCCCAAGTAGGCATGCTTGAGGCAGGCTTGAAGCTGGCACTCCGTAGCGGAGAGAAACGGGACTCTGCCGCCACATCAAACCGAAAAATGAGCTCGCAAGCCATCATGAGCTGCACCCGGACGCAGCCCACcttcttaggctggtcatagtgggagtaacttagcttgtAACATAACGTACCCcaaggcaaaatgagtctacatcTAAATAAATGAAGGCTTGCATGATACCAcatatatgttactacccactatgaaggtagtaacacagACTAGTAACatattactagtctaagttacttcccactatgactagccttatagCTCCAACTCATCAGCTGGCAAGCCGTGGATTTGAGTCTAGCCGTAATGCGATGATAGGGGTCCGGCTCCCCGAGAGCCACAGTCCAGGCTGTGGCCACCATCTCCCCTAATCCATCCATCTTAGTCCAGAACCGCTTGAACTAGAATCGGCGGTGGCCCACAGGCGGTGCCGAAAAGTCGAGGAGTAAAGGACAGTGGTCGGATATCACAGTGGGGAGACACTACAACCAGCAGTTTGGGAGGAGGTCCTCCCAATCTATTGTGTAGCACACCTTGTCGAGCTTCACCAAGGTGGGGGCACCACACTCATTCAACCAAGTGTAGCTCCTTGAGCTTGCAGTATTTAGGAAGCGTCTAAACCTTCCcatcatgttgttagagttataatataagtcatgtacccctttaTATTTATCTCGTTGTatgaggggtttcctgcatatgttccacacctgtacatgtatatatatatcggcctatggcctcatgggaatacaagttgcatattcctaacatggtattagagctaggtcaatTTTTTGCACGCTGCAACTCGTGCTTTTGATCCGTCTGTTCGATCGAAGCAATCCGCTCGATCTCCTCTTCGTCTCTCGATCGAAGCAGGGGGCTCGTCCGCAGGAGCCCCCGATCTCCTCTTCCGCCAGCCGCTAGCAGGGCTTCTGCTGCCGGCCCCGTCCCGATCGGGTATCTTCCAGCCGCTCGGCTGCCGGCTCGTCCCGCTCCCGTCCAGCCGGCGCTCCGGACCCCCCGATCTCCTACCCAGCCGCCCGTCCCGCTCCCGTCCAGCCGGCGCTCAGGGAGCTCGGCTGCTGGCCTGTCCCGCTCGGGTGCCACCCAGCCGCCCTTCCCGCAGGCGCCCAGGGCGTCAGATCGGCCCAGGGGGCTCGTCCTGCAGGCGCCCTTGATCTCCTCTCCCGCCGGCTCTCGCTGCTCCCGTAGCAGCGCCTGATTCCGATCCGGTCGTTCTCATCGGATCTTAAAAAAAAAAAAAATGTCTGCTGCATCGGGTTATGTTGCTGTTCCTCGCTGTCCGGTgatctttgatggtactaactacaccgagttcactggcttcatgcgcattcacatgcgtggcatccgtctttggggtgttctttctggcgaggtctgTTGTCCGCCACGTCCAGTTCCTCCGGTGGCCCCTACCCCGCCAACTCCATCGGTTCTTCCTACGGATGCTAATCAGGCTGCCAAGGATGCGGCTAAGGTTGCTGATGAGGTTGCTGATCGTGCTTATGATGAGAGGGTTTTGGCTTATGAGGAGGCTCTTCAGTTGTATCATGGTGCTCTGTCTGCTTACACCCAGTGGCTTGATGATGATGCCCGTGCTGCAGCTGTTCTCACTGCTAGTGTTCTGCCTCAGTTTGCTTCTGAATTTCTGGGTCTTTCTACTGTCTTTGAGATGTGGACCCGTCTTCGtgagcgctatcagccctctggtgatgccttatacctctctgtgatccgccaggagcatgctcttcagcagggtgactctactgttgatgacttctatgcacagagttctgctatctGGCGTCAGCTTGATTCTCTCCGTAGTGCTGGGTGTCGTACCTGCCCCTGTTGCCAGGCTGTCCAGGCCAATTTGGAGTTTCATCGCGTCTATGAGTTCTTGTCTCGGCTTCGTAAGGAGTTTGAGCCCCGgcgtgctcagttgtttgctcgtggcCGTATTTCTCTCATGGAGGCGCTTTCTGAGATTCGTGCAGAGGAGACTCGCTTACGTGGTGCTGGTTTGCTGGAGGTTCCCTCTGTGCTTGCTACTCGTGCTCCTCCGCCACCTGCTCCATCGACCACTTCTCGCTCGAGTGCTCCGCCGCTATTGCCCACTCCTTCTGGAGGCTCCGGTCGCCCCCGTCCACACTGCGCCTATTGCAACAATGATGGTCATCTTGAGTCTCAGTGCTACACGAAGAAGAAACACCTGCGCAAGGCTCGATCATCATCTTCAGGGACTTCGTCGTCTACCTCGACAGCTTCAGCCATTGCTTTGACTGAGCAGGATATTCTGAGACTTAAGCGTCTGCTCGCGGCTTCAGGTTCTTCCTCGACGGGTACTGCCGGTTCTGTGACTGATGCTTCCCGCACTGAGCAATCaccctctacacagtcaggtacatccccatgggttctggactctggagcttcttttcatatgtcttctcattcCTCCACTTTGTCCTCTCTTCGATCACTGGATTCTCCTATTCATGTCTTCACTGCTGATGGTACTCCACTTTCTGTTGCTAGTAGAGGCAATCTTACTACTCCTTCTTATtctgttcctgatgttgctcatgttcctcgacttaccatgaatttgttttctgctggtcaacttacggattctggttgtcgtgtcatccTTGACGTTGACTCTTGTTCTGTTCAGGACCGTCACACGCACACTctggttggggctggccctcgccgccgtgattctcagggtctttgggagttggactggcttcatgttccttctGCTGCTACCACCATCGCCAGTTCTTCCGCTTCTGTTGCCTCTGTCACTGgttccttccagcagtggcatcatcgacttggtcatctgTGTGGATCTTGGTTGTCTTCTTTAGTTCGTCGAGGCCTTCTGGGGtctgtctcaggagatgtctctttagagtgtcagggttgtcgtcttggtaagcagattcagttaccatattcacatagtgagtccgtgtctaagcgtcctttcgatttagtccattctgatgtatggggtccggcccctttcgcttcgaaaggtggtcataaatactatattattttcatagatgatttctctcgttacacatggctttatttcatgacttctcgttctgaggtgttgtctatttataagcgttttgctgccatggttcatactcagttctcttcacccattcgtgtttttcgtgctgactccgctggcgAGTATATCTCTAAGATGTTGCG from Triticum dicoccoides isolate Atlit2015 ecotype Zavitan chromosome 6A, WEW_v2.0, whole genome shotgun sequence encodes:
- the LOC119316538 gene encoding branched-chain-amino-acid aminotransferase-like protein 1 isoform X1 produces the protein MASPPEGVEPAVIHAWSAPRSLSTSLMYSFSERDDMDVLDEPLYANFLRVTGVDRPYRQELLSKMDPDGNKVVKEVIFGPGEKAYRYCKHIAKQRLPNLTGDLMKKGKHFILIRNPMNILPSFDKVVPPSFLELGVAELVAIYSELCELGSPPPVIDADDLRRDPEAVLSGLCEDLGIPFQPQMLKWKAGPRDFDGIWAPWWYESVHTSTGFSKSRRYPMTFPFALYDLLEQSLPFYNMLKRQVRRTTGSLLPPPPDPPLPVPENKKILVWVGDELLPRDSARVSVFDSVVQGGDAVWEGLRIYDGKVFKLEEHLDRLFDSTKAMAFSNVPSRDWIKDAIFKTLNANGMFNNAHIRLTLTRGKKVTSGMSPTFNLYGCVLIVLAEWKPPVYDNSHGIKLVTATTRRNSPNSVDSKIHHNNLINNILAKIEGNLAQAEDAIMLDQDGFVSETNATNIFMVKKGIVLTPHADYCLPGITRATVKDLVVKENLVLHERRISLSEFHAADEVWTTGTMGEITPVVMIDGREIGDGKIGLVTRQIQSAYKVLTAGLGVPIPRNAEA
- the LOC119316538 gene encoding branched-chain-amino-acid aminotransferase-like protein 1 isoform X2, which codes for MKKGKHFILIRNPMNILPSFDKVVPPSFLELGVAELVAIYSELCELGSPPPVIDADDLRRDPEAVLSGLCEDLGIPFQPQMLKWKAGPRDFDGIWAPWWYESVHTSTGFSKSRRYPMTFPFALYDLLEQSLPFYNMLKRQVRRTTGSLLPPPPDPPLPVPENKKILVWVGDELLPRDSARVSVFDSVVQGGDAVWEGLRIYDGKVFKLEEHLDRLFDSTKAMAFSNVPSRDWIKDAIFKTLNANGMFNNAHIRLTLTRGKKVTSGMSPTFNLYGCVLIVLAEWKPPVYDNSHGIKLVTATTRRNSPNSVDSKIHHNNLINNILAKIEGNLAQAEDAIMLDQDGFVSETNATNIFMVKKGIVLTPHADYCLPGITRATVKDLVVKENLVLHERRISLSEFHAADEVWTTGTMGEITPVVMIDGREIGDGKIGLVTRQIQSAYKVLTAGLGVPIPRNAEA
- the LOC119316540 gene encoding uncharacterized protein LOC119316540, which translates into the protein MSAASGYVAVPRCPVIFDGTNYTEFTGFMRIHMRGIRLWGVLSGEVCCPPRPVPPVAPTPPTPSVLPTDANQAAKDAAKVADEVADRAYDERVLAYEEALQLYHGALSAYTQWLDDDARAAAVLTASVLPQFASEFLGLSTVFEMWTRLRERYQPSGDALYLSVIRQEHALQQGDSTVDDFYAQSSAIWRQLDSLRSAGCRTCPCCQAVQANLEFHRVYEFLSRLRKEFEPRRAQLFARGRISLMEALSEIRAEETRLRGAGLLEVPSVLATRAPPPPAPSTTSRSSAPPLLPTPSGGSGRPRPHCAYCNNDGHLESQCYTKKKHLRKARSSSSGTSSSTSTASAIALTEQDILRLKRLLAASGSSSTGTAGSVTDASRTEQSPSTQSGPSHAHSGWGWPSPP